The Spirosoma foliorum genome has a window encoding:
- a CDS encoding DEAD/DEAH box helicase, which produces MQLLAGSLDIKGKPFEQNMWDTLVEYTKDHEGILSYQNPSLGITDLDEIPSFIIRSNSFGIILFQVVDETVTDLSEEDDEFWKTTNGFIYSPDILLNNYYQQIISRVSSEPKLYNRKEGTLKFDIRKYIVLISNKSHEINNLQKGSNNLSSELIFHDNYTQSLNEIFTIGGYSLEEEKLDIIDSLIDGTIVYKKTRKDKILLEPLTKNDFIKISLDHTWKLDSTQRAVAMQIPSGPQRIRGLAGTGKTIILCMKAANAHKTLEDFKILFAFNNLSMYSQIQKHIQDYYVWETKKTYNPDKLQIRHAWGGKNIRGIYSDVCEDIGITPKTFFDVKHLPDPNNAIFEDLLKFHKDKIKPKYDLVLIDEAQDFSPAFFEVIFLLTKKEKRIVWAYDEFQTLKELRIREPEELFGIDSDGKPNLPSSTLEGEYSGGIQKDFILPNSYRNPRVNLLIAHGVGLGLYSQKSKIPMPDKKTWEARGYKIISPDKPKFDKNDNLIIERPENNSRNILEKLLRTHYHNEKELIQIKSFHNKKDEHDYVIKEIEHLIKIEQVEPDEIIVITLDTKDSDQDLKYIRSHLNTLGIKCITPGFIEDNSQFKELGRVTLTTAFRAKGNESNIVFVISANKTINDFTFRYRNAFFVSVTRSRGWCYITSNLYDSRINEELSGILNNYPQFKFTFPDAVEYTNSIKIMMTSDKQLDTYQKDIDSKLNDDAYRAILLETIKNNPNFAEEIKKILDE; this is translated from the coding sequence ATGCAATTATTGGCAGGTTCATTAGATATAAAAGGAAAGCCTTTTGAGCAAAACATGTGGGATACTTTGGTTGAATACACTAAAGATCATGAAGGTATACTTAGTTATCAAAATCCTTCATTAGGAATAACAGATTTAGATGAAATCCCAAGCTTTATAATAAGATCTAATTCGTTTGGGATTATTTTATTCCAAGTTGTTGACGAAACGGTAACTGATTTATCTGAAGAAGATGACGAATTTTGGAAAACAACTAATGGATTTATATATTCTCCTGATATATTATTGAATAATTATTATCAACAAATCATTAGCCGTGTTTCAAGTGAACCAAAACTTTATAATCGCAAGGAAGGCACACTTAAATTTGATATTAGAAAATATATTGTATTAATATCTAATAAATCTCATGAGATTAATAATCTCCAGAAAGGAAGCAATAATTTATCAAGTGAATTAATCTTCCATGATAATTACACACAGTCTTTGAATGAGATTTTTACTATTGGCGGCTACTCTCTTGAGGAGGAAAAATTAGATATTATTGATTCTTTAATCGATGGCACTATTGTTTATAAAAAAACTAGAAAAGATAAAATATTACTTGAGCCATTAACAAAAAACGATTTCATTAAAATATCATTAGATCATACATGGAAGCTTGATTCAACTCAGCGAGCTGTTGCTATGCAAATACCGTCTGGCCCACAAAGAATTAGAGGATTAGCTGGTACAGGAAAAACTATTATTCTTTGCATGAAAGCAGCTAATGCACATAAAACCTTAGAAGATTTTAAAATACTTTTCGCATTTAATAATCTTAGTATGTATTCTCAAATACAGAAACATATTCAAGATTATTATGTTTGGGAGACTAAAAAAACTTACAATCCTGATAAATTACAAATAAGGCATGCATGGGGTGGTAAAAATATTAGAGGGATTTATTCTGATGTTTGTGAAGATATAGGTATTACTCCAAAAACATTTTTTGATGTAAAACATTTGCCTGACCCCAACAATGCTATTTTTGAGGATTTATTAAAATTCCATAAAGATAAAATAAAACCAAAATATGATTTGGTTTTAATAGATGAAGCTCAGGATTTTTCTCCAGCTTTTTTTGAAGTGATTTTTCTTTTGACAAAAAAGGAGAAAAGAATTGTATGGGCTTATGATGAATTTCAAACTCTTAAAGAACTAAGGATAAGAGAGCCTGAAGAATTATTTGGAATAGATAGTGATGGCAAACCAAACTTACCAAGTAGTACACTCGAGGGAGAATACAGTGGTGGCATTCAAAAAGATTTTATTTTACCAAATTCTTATAGAAATCCACGTGTCAACTTGTTAATAGCTCACGGAGTCGGTTTAGGTTTATATTCGCAAAAATCTAAAATCCCAATGCCTGACAAGAAAACATGGGAAGCTAGAGGATATAAAATTATTTCTCCAGATAAGCCAAAATTCGATAAAAATGATAATTTAATTATAGAACGTCCAGAAAATAATAGTAGGAATATTTTAGAGAAGTTGTTACGAACACATTATCATAATGAAAAGGAACTTATACAAATAAAATCATTTCATAATAAAAAGGATGAGCATGATTATGTAATAAAAGAAATTGAACATTTAATTAAAATTGAACAGGTTGAACCAGATGAAATTATAGTTATTACCTTAGACACTAAAGATTCAGATCAAGATCTGAAATATATAAGATCACACTTAAATACACTTGGAATTAAGTGTATAACTCCCGGATTTATTGAAGATAACAGCCAATTCAAGGAACTTGGTAGGGTTACATTGACAACTGCATTTAGGGCTAAAGGTAATGAGTCAAACATAGTATTTGTAATTAGTGCTAATAAAACAATTAACGACTTTACTTTCAGATATAGAAACGCTTTTTTTGTTTCTGTTACAAGATCTAGGGGCTGGTGTTATATCACATCGAATTTATATGATAGTAGAATTAATGAAGAACTCTCGGGCATATTAAATAATTACCCTCAATTCAAATTTACTTTTCCTGACGCTGTTGAGTATACAAATTCAATCAAGATAATGATGACTTCCGATAAGCAATTAGATACTTATCAAAAAGACATTGATAGCAAGTTAAATGATGATGCTTATCGGGCAATTCTTTTAGAGACAATAAAAAACAATCCAAATTTTGCTGAAGAGATAAAGAAAATTTTAGATGAATGA